One Oryza glaberrima chromosome 10, OglaRS2, whole genome shotgun sequence DNA segment encodes these proteins:
- the LOC127786381 gene encoding protein PAM68, chloroplastic-like: MAALLHQTPLQPPQTTTRPHPWTHTSTTNLSPPHVALPQRRRAPLRRLQAAGSGGAIGSSAVTDTESTTTAKSPSKKKSRKEKQRMRRQEKEQEQRQMVLEALDVKSGGEVDEDDDELPQPVFDRILRRIMFMVGVPMASGVGLLNLYGALERGRGVAVPSWLPLLTILVAFGTSALGIAFGTLSASWDPEKEGSLLGLEEARANWPVLWEEEIEKAKKKK, encoded by the coding sequence ATGGCAGCCTTGCTCCACCAGACACCACTCCAGCCACCTCAAACCACCACGAGACCGCACCCATGGACGCACACCTCCACAACCAACCTCTCGCCGCCTCACGTGGCACTCCCCCAGCGACGGCGAGCCCCACTCCGTCGGCTACaagccgccggcagcggcggcgccatcggcTCCTCCGCCGTCACGGACACCGAGAGCACCACCACAGCCAAATCGCCTTCCAAGAAGAAGAGCcgcaaggagaagcagcggatgcggcggcaggagaaggagcaggagcagcggcAGATGGTGCTGGAAGCGCTGGACGTcaagagcggcggcgaggtggacgaggacgacgacgagctgcCGCAGCCGGTGTTCGACCGCATCCTCCGCCGGATCATGTTCATGGTCGGCGTCCCGATGGCGTCCGGCGTCGGGCTGCTCAACCTGTACGGCGCGCTGGAGCGCGGCCGGGGCGTCGCCGTGCCGTCGTGGCTGCCGCTGCTGACCATCCTCGTCGCCTTCGGCACGTCGGCGCTGGGGATCGCCTTCGGGACGCTGTCGGCGAGCTGGGACCCGGAGAAGGAAGGGTCGCTGCTCGGGCTGGAAGAGGCCCGAGCCAACTGGCCCGTGCTGTGGGAGGAAGAAATCGAGAaggccaagaagaagaaatga
- the LOC127786380 gene encoding probable serine/threonine-protein kinase At1g01540 isoform X1, whose amino-acid sequence MSQPNRPREASTAPPPRAAMATRVKPPPPPPSRPVVAKSPPRRQPHPPPPPPPPLPRHALHRQHEREGEATKSVWSVGFINARLSQRTPVLGLRLWVLVAAGAAAAVVLALLIVVCLCRRCRRRRCSRLAPAPPHHGRSNRSLKQQQSMASDKDIEEAARWPPPPSFQPPIEVIKAEQTAPLIMVEAARTSGETATSSGGSTRGWSTESGGSDAAEPEASRRGWGRRYTRRELEEATNRFAAENVLGEGGYGVVYKGILRDNTAVAIKNLHNNRGQAEKDFKVEVATIGRVRHKNLVSLLGYCSEGACRLLVYEYMENSNLDKWLHHGDDEISPLTWDMRMHILLGTARGLAYLHEGLEPKIVHRDVKSSNILLDRHWNARVSDFGLAKLLCSERSYVTTRVMGTFGSVPFSMSSLRESTILFIDRHSLTNSPFSPVACRYVAPEYARTGMLNERSDVYSFGVLIMEIISGRTPVDYTRPAPEVNLVEWLKRMVAERRVEEVVDPRLPETPPPKVLKRAVLAALRCVDPDGGQRPTMGHVVHMLEDDLKFRDELQLARDLSPHASDSYEYEL is encoded by the exons ATGAGCCAACCAAACCGACCACGAGAAGCTTCCacggctccgcctccgcgcgcggccatggcgacccgtgtgaagccgccgccgccgccgccgtcgcgccccgTCGTCGCCAAGAGCCCCCCGCGCCGCcagccgcacccgccgccgccgccgccgccgccgctgccgcgccacgCGCTCCATCGGCAGCACGagcgggagggggaggcgacGAAGTCCGTGTGGAGCGTGGGGTTCATCAACGCCAGGCTGTCGCAGCGCACCCCCGTGCTCGGCCTCCGCCTCTgggtcctcgtcgccgccggcgccgcggcggccgtcgtcCTCGCGCTCCTCATCGTCGTCTGCCTctgccggcgctgccgccgccggagatgctCCCGCCTGGCCCCGGCTCCGCCGCACCACGGGAGGAGCAACCGGTCTCTCAAGCAGCAGCAGTCGATGGCGTCGGACAAGGACATCGAGGAGGCCGCCCGctggcccccgccgccgtcgttccaGCCGCCGATAGAGGTCATCAAGGCGGAGCAGACGGCGCCCCTGATCATGGTGGAGGCCGCGAGGACGAGCGGCGAgacggcgacgagcagcggcgGGAGCACGCGCGGGTGGAGCACCgagagcggcggcagcgacgcggCGGAGCCCGAGGCGTCGCGGCGAGGGTGGGGACGGCGGTACACGCGCCGGGAGCTGGAGGAGGCCACGAACAGGTTCGCCGCCGAGAACGTGCTCGGCGAGGGCGGCTACGGCGTGGTCTACAAGGGCATCCTCCGCGACaacaccgccgtcgccattaAGAATCTCCACAACAACAG GGGACAGGCAGAGAAGGATTTCAAGGTGGAGGTCGCGACGATCGGGCGTGTTCGGCACAAGAATCTGGTCAGCTTACTGGGGTATTGCAGCGAGGGAGCTTGCAG GTTGCTTGTTTATGAGTATATGGAGAACAGCAATCTTGATAAGTGGTTGCACCATGGTGACGATGAAATCAGTCCACTCACCTGGGATATGAGAATGCATATACTTCTTGGAACAGCCAGAGG GTTGGCTTACCTTCACGAAGGCCTGGAGCCCAAGATTGTTCACCGAGACGTCAAATCCAGCAACATTCTTCTCGACCGGCACTGGAACGCCAGAGTATCAGATTTCGGGCTGGCCAAGCTCCTGTGCTCGGAGAGGTCCTACGTTACAACTCGTGTCATGGGAACATTTGGGTCAGTTCCATTTTCCATGTCTTCTCTAAGAGAGAGTACTATACTATTCATTGATCGGCATTCACTTACAAACTCTCCCTTCTCCCCTGTTGCATGCAGGTACGTTGCGCCTGAGTACGCAAGAACTGGGATGCTAAACGAGAGGAGCGACGTCTATAGCTTCGGGGTGCTCATCATGGAGATCATATCAGGCAGAACTCCTGTGGATTACACTAGGCCAGCACCAGAG GTGAACTTGGTTGAGTGGCTGAAGCGCATGGTCGCCGAGAggagggtggaggaggtggtggaccCCAGGCTgccggagacgccgccgcccaAGGTGCTGAAgcgcgccgtcctcgccgcgctccggtGCGTCGACCCCGACGGCGGCCAGAGACCAACCATGGGGCACGTCGTCCATATGCTCGAAGACGACCTCAAATTCAGAGAT GAACTGCAGCTTGCGCGGGATCTGTCGCCTCACGCATCCGACAGTTACGAGTACGAGCTGTGA
- the LOC127786380 gene encoding probable serine/threonine-protein kinase At1g01540 isoform X2, protein MSQPNRPREASTAPPPRAAMATRVKPPPPPPSRPVVAKSPPRRQPHPPPPPPPPLPRHALHRQHEREGEATKSVWSVGFINARLSQRTPVLGLRLWVLVAAGAAAAVVLALLIVVCLCRRCRRRRCSRLAPAPPHHGRSNRSLKQQQSMASDKDIEEAARWPPPPSFQPPIEVIKAEQTAPLIMVEAARTSGETATSSGGSTRGWSTESGGSDAAEPEASRRGWGRRYTRRELEEATNRFAAENVLGEGGYGVVYKGILRDNTAVAIKNLHNNRGQAEKDFKVEVATIGRVRHKNLVSLLGYCSEGACRLLVYEYMENSNLDKWLHHGDDEISPLTWDMRMHILLGTARGLAYLHEGLEPKIVHRDVKSSNILLDRHWNARVSDFGLAKLLCSERSYVTTRVMGTFGYVAPEYARTGMLNERSDVYSFGVLIMEIISGRTPVDYTRPAPEVNLVEWLKRMVAERRVEEVVDPRLPETPPPKVLKRAVLAALRCVDPDGGQRPTMGHVVHMLEDDLKFRDELQLARDLSPHASDSYEYEL, encoded by the exons ATGAGCCAACCAAACCGACCACGAGAAGCTTCCacggctccgcctccgcgcgcggccatggcgacccgtgtgaagccgccgccgccgccgccgtcgcgccccgTCGTCGCCAAGAGCCCCCCGCGCCGCcagccgcacccgccgccgccgccgccgccgccgctgccgcgccacgCGCTCCATCGGCAGCACGagcgggagggggaggcgacGAAGTCCGTGTGGAGCGTGGGGTTCATCAACGCCAGGCTGTCGCAGCGCACCCCCGTGCTCGGCCTCCGCCTCTgggtcctcgtcgccgccggcgccgcggcggccgtcgtcCTCGCGCTCCTCATCGTCGTCTGCCTctgccggcgctgccgccgccggagatgctCCCGCCTGGCCCCGGCTCCGCCGCACCACGGGAGGAGCAACCGGTCTCTCAAGCAGCAGCAGTCGATGGCGTCGGACAAGGACATCGAGGAGGCCGCCCGctggcccccgccgccgtcgttccaGCCGCCGATAGAGGTCATCAAGGCGGAGCAGACGGCGCCCCTGATCATGGTGGAGGCCGCGAGGACGAGCGGCGAgacggcgacgagcagcggcgGGAGCACGCGCGGGTGGAGCACCgagagcggcggcagcgacgcggCGGAGCCCGAGGCGTCGCGGCGAGGGTGGGGACGGCGGTACACGCGCCGGGAGCTGGAGGAGGCCACGAACAGGTTCGCCGCCGAGAACGTGCTCGGCGAGGGCGGCTACGGCGTGGTCTACAAGGGCATCCTCCGCGACaacaccgccgtcgccattaAGAATCTCCACAACAACAG GGGACAGGCAGAGAAGGATTTCAAGGTGGAGGTCGCGACGATCGGGCGTGTTCGGCACAAGAATCTGGTCAGCTTACTGGGGTATTGCAGCGAGGGAGCTTGCAG GTTGCTTGTTTATGAGTATATGGAGAACAGCAATCTTGATAAGTGGTTGCACCATGGTGACGATGAAATCAGTCCACTCACCTGGGATATGAGAATGCATATACTTCTTGGAACAGCCAGAGG GTTGGCTTACCTTCACGAAGGCCTGGAGCCCAAGATTGTTCACCGAGACGTCAAATCCAGCAACATTCTTCTCGACCGGCACTGGAACGCCAGAGTATCAGATTTCGGGCTGGCCAAGCTCCTGTGCTCGGAGAGGTCCTACGTTACAACTCGTGTCATGGGAACATTTGG GTACGTTGCGCCTGAGTACGCAAGAACTGGGATGCTAAACGAGAGGAGCGACGTCTATAGCTTCGGGGTGCTCATCATGGAGATCATATCAGGCAGAACTCCTGTGGATTACACTAGGCCAGCACCAGAG GTGAACTTGGTTGAGTGGCTGAAGCGCATGGTCGCCGAGAggagggtggaggaggtggtggaccCCAGGCTgccggagacgccgccgcccaAGGTGCTGAAgcgcgccgtcctcgccgcgctccggtGCGTCGACCCCGACGGCGGCCAGAGACCAACCATGGGGCACGTCGTCCATATGCTCGAAGACGACCTCAAATTCAGAGAT GAACTGCAGCTTGCGCGGGATCTGTCGCCTCACGCATCCGACAGTTACGAGTACGAGCTGTGA
- the LOC127786072 gene encoding protein SAR DEFICIENT 4, with product MAAPPPPANQFVYIDAAALHSVLPFPSLISHLGAGLPAFAAGIHCPHRVSFPLPTAPSASLLLMPSWSAHPSLPYLALKAVTSFPANSPRLPSVHAAVSLFDSASGVPLASLDGSALTLLRTAAVSALAASLLASPTRPPSTLALAGAGALAPYLAEAHLSALPSISRILIWNRTKAKSAALAARLRDAHPGVAVEEADSMDEAVSAADVVSCATGSQEPIVRGELLKPGAHLDLVGSFTPAMRECDDEALRRGRVFIDFEAAMQEAGELVGALQRGVLRREDVAGTLAELAAGSVAGRRCDDEITVFKSVGTAVVDLLAAQLAYETYIATTTKKT from the coding sequence atggccgcgccgccgccgccggcgaaccaGTTCGTCTAcatcgacgcggcggcgctccacTCCGTCCTCCCCTTCCCGTCCCTGatctcccacctcggcgccggcctccccgccttcgccgccggcatcCACTGCCCGCACCGCGTCTCCTTCCCGCTCCCCACCGCGCCatccgcctccctcctcctcatgCCATCCTGGAGCGCGCACCCCTCGCTCCCCTACCTCGCGCTCAAGGCCGTCACCTCGTTTCCGGCCAActccccgcgcctcccctccgtccacgccgccgtctccctcTTCGACTCCGCCTCCGGCGTCCCCCTCGCCTCCCTCGACGGCTCCGCGCTCACCCTcctccgcaccgccgccgtgtccgcGCTCGCCGCGTCCCTCCTGGCATCCCCCACCCGCCCGCCCTCCAccctcgcgctcgccggcgccggcgccctcgcGCCCTACCTCGCCGAAGCCCACCTCTCCGCCCTCCCGTCCATCTCCCGAATCCTCATCTGGAACCGCACCAAGGCCAaatccgccgcgctcgccgccaggCTCCGTGACGCGCACCCGGGGGTCGCCGTCGAGGAGGCGGACAGCATGGACGAGGCGGTGTCCGCGGCGGACGTCGTGAGCTGCGCGACGGGGTCGCAGGAGCCGATCGTGCGCGGGGAGCTACTGAAGCCCGGGGCGCACCTGGACCTCGTGGGCTCGTTCACGCCGGCGATGAGGGAGTGCGACGACGAGGCGCTGCGGCGGGGGAGGGTGTTCATCGACTTCGAGGCGGCGATGCAGGAGGCCGGAGAGCTGGTGGGCGCGCTCCAGCGCGGCGTGCTCCGGAGGGAGGACGTGGCCGGGACGCTCGCGGAGCTTGCCGCCGGGAGCGTGGCTGGGCGGCGCTGCGACGACGAGATCACGGTGTTCAAGTCCGTCGGGACGGCGGTGGTCGATCTTTTGGCGGCGCAGCTCGCCTACGAGACTTACATTGCTACAACCACCAAGAAGACATGA